The Thunnus maccoyii chromosome 9, fThuMac1.1, whole genome shotgun sequence genome includes a region encoding these proteins:
- the cux2b gene encoding homeobox protein cut-like 2 gives MAADVGSMFQYWKKFDLRRLQRELNSVASELAGRQEESEHSHKHLVELSREFKRNVPEEVRDMVAPVLKSFQAQVVALNKRSKEAESAFLGIYKQLIEAPDPAPVLEASHTLEERLQQLQSSAPDSKALVREISGHWKKHLECLEKTEPTECGPAASGAAVTGDAPESSSPASLMTPNSTPTPGAPGSPQQNCQDRTEQDERGEEEESADASLADRLSEAEEKIKVLHSSLNTAQAELLDLRCKYNQEMTNKAEEVDAIMANLEKANQRAEMAQREVERLKEQLASGQSGTTGSCHPTEGSSREKSEVLPSQLEAALLAKDREILRLLENIQRLQFTLQEVQETSANQILELERQLAYKTEAIERLEAKLQSQMDYEEIKTELSILKVMKLASANGSSSQDSAKAAEALLLDKEAFLPSHKYLMDKARILHSNDDDQSEDAGRETGRPPVSHSSSSQADGRASPSPGPPTLDGSSSSHDLPRPFSVSPCSGDRLSGDHLLHKQLLSPHFKKEGLMAFPTALYAAKVALMSATQGSAGAGSGDAGLPSDQSESGSSTAGDEDQLDTAEIAFQVKEQLLKHNIGQRVFGHYVLGLSQGSVSEILARPKPWRKLTVKGKEPFIKMKQFLSDEQNILALRTIQVRQRGSITPRIRTPETGSDDAIRNILEQAKKEIQSQRGGDGKISLSASLGRSSNGAGSSSDETIKSILEQARREMESQQQTLMEMEVCGRASTASSGAQVERLGPPERSRGLPLPISIKQEEGGCVTVCMANPINSPQTPLSVLSPAAFVQNIIRKVKSEIGEAGTYFDQHWSQERGPMGLVGGGSSRPFTSVSPSLSSSSSGPSALPRPWPRLENGECLPNSEEASAAEDELVLSRPVEVKVESDTSVSGESPGPGPGRLSYYPAYIPRALKPTVPPLTPEQYELYMYREVDTIELTRQVKEKLAKNGICQRIFGEKVLGLSQGSVSDMLSRPKPWSKLTQKGREPFIRMQLWLLDQLGQSLNQPPNQGHTQDKSPVTAQSSPSPPPSPAESHPSPPVEPVSLSLESSKENQQPESLVLGLPPNTEGGKSTPSLMALHQPTNPLGIQELVAMSPELDTYAITKKVKEVLTDNNLGQRLFGETILGLTQGSVSDLLSRPKPWHKLSLKGREPFVRMQLWLNDPHNVDKLRTMKKMEKKAYLKRRYGLLSTGSDSDSPSTRSECVSPALASLDLCPYSQVKKPRVVLGAEEKEALRKAYLLEPYPSQNTIEMLASQLNLKTNTVINWFHNYRSRMRREVLMEGLPDNDTDAEHHSYSPSATRSPHSDGEERRLQQPSGHIHSSHPLSANTASPHVKQEAIDREDEGEEGREGSMKQSRVQCFSTAVQFPQLKSEHEDSIAGCREPHLAGQSLRQEEGMCSQAQGLYPGAVSIDGPQRANQSRHEGEDSGKSPVDPVSFKASSEPCRSSLEVSLNSPSAASSPGLMMSVSPVPSSSAPISPSLPNPPSTSTNHSQDPNPLPPFQSPKLNRSTQRRNEKMANLNNIIHRLERAANREETLEWEF, from the exons ATCCGGCTCCTGTGCTGGAGGCCTCACACACCCTGGAGGAAAggctgcagcagcttcagagtTCAGCCCCAGACAGCAAGGCCCTGGTGAGGGAGATCAGCGGGCACTGGAAGAAACACCTGGAGTGCCTTGAAAAGACAG AACCCACAGAGTGCGGCCCAGCAGCCTCAGGGGCAGCAGTGACAGGAGACGCCCCAGAATCCAGCTCTCCAGCCTCCCTGATGACCCCCAACAGCACACCAACTCCTGGGGCCCCTGGCTCCCCACAGCAGAACTGCCAGGACCGAACTGAACAGGACGAACGAGG ggaggaggaggaaagcgCTGATGCTAGTTTGGCTGACAGACTATCAGAGGCCGAGGAGAAGATCAAGGTTCTGCATTCAT CTTTGAACACTGCACAGGCAGAGCTGTTGGACCTGCGGTGTAAATATAACCAAGAGATGACGAACAA ggccGAGGAGGTCGACGCCATCATGGCGAATCTTGAGAAGGCAAACCAG AGAGCAGAAATGGCCCAAAGAGAAGTGGAGAGGCTAAAGGAGCAGTTAGCCAGTGGTCAGAGTGGCACCACAGGGAGTTGCCATCCAACAGAGGGCTCTAGCAGG GAGAAGAGTGAGGTGTTGCCCTCCCAGCTGGAGGCTGCTTTGCTGGCTAAAGACCGCGAAATCCTCCGTCTTCTTGAAAACATTCAGCGGCTGCAGTTCACATTACAGGAAGTTCAGGAgacctcagccaatcagatcctAGAGCTGGAACGCCAGCTGGCCTATAAGACAGAAGCTATTGAG aGATTAGAGGCTAAACTGCAGTCCCAGATGGACTATGAAGAGATTAAAACTGAACTCAG TATCCTAAAGGTGATGAAGCTGGCTTCTGCCAATGGCAGCTCGTCCCAG gaTTCTGCCAAGGCTGCAGAGGCTCTTTTGCTGGATAAAGAGGCGTTTCTTCCATCTCACAAGTACCTGATGGATAAGGCCCGCATTTTGCACAGCAATG ATGATGACCAGTCTGAGGatgcaggcagagagacaggcaggccACCCGTTTCCCACTCGTCTTCCTCTCAGGCAGATGGCCGTGCCTCCCCCAGCCCTGGCCCCCCCACCCTTGACGGCTCCTCTTCCAGCCATGATCTCCCTCGTCCTTTCTCCGTGTCGCCGTGCTCTGGAGACCGACTGTCAGGAGACCACCTCCTCCACAAGCAGCTCCTCTCCCCACACTTTAAAAAGGAGGGGCTAATGGCTTTTCCCACCGCCCTCTATGCAGCCAAAGTTGCCCTCATGTCAGCCACTCAAGGGTCTGCGGGGGCAGGCAGTGGTGACGCTGGCTTACCCAGCGATCAGTCTGAAAGCGGCAGCTCGACTGCAGGGGACGAGGACCAATTGGACACGGCAGAGATTGCCTTCCAGGTGAAAGAGCAGCTGCTGAAGCATAACATTGGCCAGCGTGTGTTTGGCCACTATGTGCTGGGCCTTTCCCAGGGCTCGGTCAGTGAGATCCTGGCCCGGCCCAAACCCTGGAGGAAGCTGACTGTGAAAGGCAAAGAACCCTTTATTAAGATGAAGCAGTTCCTCTCTGATGAGCAGAACATCCTGGCACTTAGGACCATCCAGGTCCGCCAAAGAG GGAGCATCACTCCGCGCATCCGAACTCCTGAAACTGGGTCAGACGACGCCATTAGGAATATCCTGGAGCAGGCCAAGAAGGAGATCCAGTCCCAGCGGGGAG GTGATGGCAAGATATCTCTGAGTGCCTCCTTAGGCAGAAGCAGTAATGGGGCGGGCAGCAGTTCTGACGAAACCATAAAGAGTATCCTAGAACAGGCCAGGAGGGAGATGGAGTCCCAGCAGCAGACCCTAATGGAGATGGAGGTCTGTGGGAGGGCTTCAACTGCCAGCTCAGGAGCTCAGGTGGAACGTCTGGGGCCCCCGGAGCGCTCCAGGGGCCTTCCTTTACCCATCTCCATCAAACAAGAAGAGGGGGGCTGTGTTACTGTCTGCATGGCCAATCCCATCAACAGCCCCCAGACGCCCCTCAGCGTTCTCTCCCCAGCCGCCTTTGTCCAGAACATCATTCGCAAGGTCAAATCAGAGATCGGCGAAGCGGGCACCTACTTTGACCAGCACTGGTCTCAGGAGCGGGGGCCGATGGGTCTCGTTGGCGGAGGTAGCTCTCGGCCCTTCACTTCTGTTTCCCCCTCcctgtcttcctcttcttccgGGCCCTCTGCTTTGCCTAGGCCCTGGCCTCGTCTGGAGAATGGCGAGTGCCTCCCCAACAGCGAGGAGGCCTCTGCCGCCGAGGACGAGCTGGTACTGAGCCGGCCGGTGGAAGTGAAGGTGGAGTCAGACACGTCGGTGAGCGGTGAGTCGCCAGGCCCCGGCCCTGGACGGCTGTCTTACTACCCGGCCTACATCCCCCGTGCCCTCAAGCCCACTGTGCCGCCACTGACTCCAGAGCAGTATGAGTTGTACATGTACCGAGAGGTGGACACCATTGAGCTGACCAGGCAGGTGAAGGAGAAGCTGGCAAAGAACGGCATCTGTCAGAGGATCTTTGGTGAAAAG GTGTTAGGGCTTTCTCAGGGCAGTGTGAGCGACATGCTGTCTCGGCCCAAACCCTGGAGCAAGCTGACCCAGAAAGGCAGGGAGCCCTTCATCCGCATGCAGCTGTGGTTACTGGACCAGCTCGGCCAGAGTCTCAATCAGCCCCCGAACCAGGGCCACACTCAGG ATAAAAGCCCAGTGACGGCCCAGTCTTCGCCCTCCCCGCCCCCAAGCCCAGCTGAGAGCCATCCCAGTCCACCGGTTGAACCGGTCAGCCTCTCCCTGGAGAGCAGCAAGGAGAATCAGCAGCCTGAGAGCCTGGTCCTGGGGCTGCCCCCGAACACAGAGGGAGGAAAGTCCACCCCTAGCCTCATGGCCCTGCATCAGCCCACAAACCCACTGGGCATCCAGGAGCTGGTGGCCATGTCTCCGGAGCTGGATACCTACGCCATCACCAAGAAGGTGAAGGAAGTGCTAACAGACAACAACTTAG GTCAGCGTCTTTTCGGGGAGACCATCCTGGGTCTGACTCAGGGCTCGGTGTCTGACCTGCTGTCCAGGCCTAAACCTTGGCACAAACTCAGCCTGAAAGGCAGGGAGCCATTTGTCCGCATGCAACTTTGGCTCAATGATCCTCACAATGTGGACAAACTGAGGACTATGAAGAAGATGGAGAAGAAAG CCTATCTGAAGAGGCGGTATGGGCTGCTGAGCACTGGCTCGGACAGCGACTCGCCCAGCACTCGTTCTGAGTGTGTGAGTCCAGCGTTGGCCTCGCTGGACCTGTGTCCCTACAGCCAGGTGAAGAAGCCTCGGGTGGTGCTGGGAGCTGAGGAGAAGGAAGCTCTGAGGAAGGCCTACCTGCTGGAGCCCTACCCCTCTCAGAACACTATTGAGATGCTGGCCTCCCAGCTCAACCTCAAAACCAACACTGTCATCAACTGGTTCCACAACTACAG gtcCAGGATGCGACGGGAGGTGCTGATGGAGGGTCTGCCAGACAATGACACAGATGCTGAGCACCACAGCTACTCTCCCTCAGCAACACGGAGCCCCCACTccgatggagaggagaggaggctgcAGCAGCCCTCAGGACACATCCACTCCAGCCACCCTCTCAGCGCCAACACCGCATCCCCTCACGTCAAACAGGAGGCAATAGACAGGGAAGACGAGGGAGAGGAGGGGCGGGAGGGCTCCATGAAACAGTCGAGAGTTCAGTGTTTTTCCACAGCAGTGCAGTTCCCGCAGTTGAAAAGCGAGCACGAGGACTCCATCGCTGGCTGTCGTGAGCCCCACTTGGCTGGCCAGAGCCTGAGGCAGGAAGAGGGGATGTGCAGCCAGGCTCAGGGGCTCTACCCTGGCGCAGTCTCTATAGACGGCCCACAGAGAGCCAACCAGTCCAGGCATGAGGGGGAAGACTCCGGAAAGTCGCCTGTTGACCCGGTCAGCTTCAAGGCCTCATCAGAGCCCTGTCGCAGCAGCCTGGAGGTCTCCCTCAACTCCCCCTCTGCTGCATCCTCACCCGGCCTCATGATGTCAGTCTCTCCCgtcccctcctcctccgctcCCATATCGCCCTCGCTGCCCAACCCGCCTTCAACGAGCACCAATCACAGCCAGGACCCAAACCCACTCCCTCCCTTCCAGAGCCCCAAACTCAACAGAAGCACTCAGAGACGCAATGAGAAAATGGCCAACCTCAATAACATCATCCATAGGCTGGAGAGAGCAGCCAATCGAGAAGAAACACTGGAATGGGAGTTTTAA